TCGTCGCTCGAACCCTCCCCGGTGCACGCGGTGGCCAGCAGGGCGGCGGCCAGGGCGGTGGCGGTGGAGAGGATGAGGGGACGGCGCGGATATCTGATCATGATTCCTCGGTGAGATGGGTGTCAGGTGCAGACAGTACCGTCGGCCGGGGTGGCTCCTGAGAGGAGATGGGCGTCCACGGCGGCGGTGACGCAGGCGTCGCCCGAGGAGTAGGCGCCGTGGCCCTCCCCCTCGTAGGTGAGCAGGGCCGCCGCCCCGGGGCCGCCCATCGCCTCGCGCATGCGCCCGGCGCCGGCGTACGGGGTGGCCGGGTCCCCCGTGGTGGCCAGCAGCAGGATCACGCGGGCGCCGTCCACGGACACCTCGGGCCGGTCGCGCTCGCCGGTCACCGGCCAGGAGGCGCAGGAGAGCAGGGACCAGACCAGGTGCGGGCCGAAGACGGGCGAGGCGGCGGCGAACGCGGCCTCGTTGTCGTGGACGGTCTCCAGGGTGGGGCGGGAGGCGAAGTCGGCGCAGGTGACGGCGTTGTTGGCGGCCTGGAGATTCCGGTAACGGCCTTCGTCGTCCCGGCCGTTGTACTGCTCGGCGGCGGCCAGCAGCAGGTCGCCGCGGCCATCGTCCAGGGCCTGGGTCAGGCCCTGGGTGAGGAAGGGCCAGGAGTCCTCGGAGTAGAGCAGGGCGAGCAGGGCGGTGACCGCGAGGCCCTGGGTGAGGTCGCGGCCGGTCGCGGTGGGCAGGGGCCGCTCGCGCAGGTCGTCCAGCAGGGCGGTCAGGGCGGCGTGGGCCGGGTCGCCGGTGGCCGGGCCGGTGGGGCAGTCGGCCTCCGTCACGCAGTCCGCGAGGTAGCCGTCCAGGGCGAGCTGGAAGCCCTCGGTCTGGAGCAGCGCGCGCTGGACCAGGTCGCGGGTGGGGTCGACCACGGCGTCGAGGACGGTGCGGCCGACGTGCTGGGGGAAGTGGTGGGCGTAGACGGCGCCGAGCTTGGTGCCGTAGGAGACGCCGAAGTAGTGGAGCTGGTCGTCGCCGAGCCCGGCGCGCAGCAGGTCGAGGTCGCGGGCGGTGTTCTCGGTGGTGAGGTGGGGGAGCAGCCGGCCGGCGCGTTCCTCGCAGTCCTCGGCGTACGCGCGGCTGTCGGCCAGGAGTTCGCGCTCCTCGGCCGGGCCGGCCGGCGGGCCGTCGTCCTCCTGGGCGGCGGCGTCGAGCTCGGGCCCGGTCCGGCAGACGACGCCCTCGCTCTCGCCGACGCCGCGCGGGTCGAAGCTGACCAGGTCGAAGCCGTCCCGCAGCCGGGTGTAACGGTCGGCGACGCGGGGGAGCGTGGCGACGCCGGAGCCGCCGGGGCCGCCGAAGTTGAACACGAGGGAGCCGACGCGGTTCGTCCGCGGGGCGGACCGGGTCCGGATGAGAGCGATGCCGATCGTCTCGCCGTCGTCGGGGTGGGCGTAGTCGAGCGGAACGGTCAGGGTGGCGCACTCCCAGTCGGGACCGGGGGCCGGGCCGGTGCCCTGCACCGGGGTGGGCGCGGCGCACGTTTCCCACGCCGGCCGCTGATCGGTGAACTCGGCGGGCAGCTCGGGTGGTCCGGTACGGGCGTCGGCCCCGCCGATGTCCCCGGTCCGCCCGGGTGTCGGGCTCCGGCCGGGCCCGTCGTCCGACGGGCCGCCGCCACTGCACGCGCCCGCCGCCAGCGCGAGCGCCGCCGCGAGCGCCGCGGCGCGCGTCCGGCCGCCCGTGTTCATCCCCACCCCCACTGTCGTTACCGGAGAGTACCCCGGCGGCCGTGGGGGGTTACGAGTCGCAGGTCCTGCCGTCCTCGGGGACGTCGCCCTCCAGGAGATAGGCGTCGACGGTCGAACGGACGCACTCGTTGCCGCCGTTGTACGCGCCGTGCCCCTCGCCCTCGTACGTCAGCTCCACGCCGACGTCGTCGCCCAGGGCCTCCTTCATGTGCCGGGTGCCCTCGTACGGCGTGGCCGGGTCGCCTGTCGTGCCGACCAGGAGGATCGGCGCGGCGCCCGCCGCGCCGACGTCGGGGTGGTCGCGCCGGCCGTCGACCGGCCAGTAGGTGCAGCTCAGCAGCGACCAGGCCATCGGCGGGCCGAAGACCGGGGAGGCGTCCTCGAAATCGTCGAAGGCGTCGCGCACGTCGTCCACCGTGTACCGCCGCTTGGAGTCGGCGCAGTTGATCGCGGTGAGCGAGGACTGGAGCGTGCTGTACGTGCCGTCCGGGTTGCGGCCGTTCATCGCGTCGCCGAGGGCGAGCAGGACGGTGCCGTCGGGGTCGTCCCCGGCCAGGGCGTCGTCCAGGCCCTGGGTGAGATAGGGCCAGAACTCCTCGGAGTACAGCGCCTGCGCCACGCCGTTCCAGGCCAGGGCCTGGGTCAGCTTCCGGCCGTCGGGGTCCTGGGTGGGCAGCGGGTCGTCGGCCAGCTTGTCGAGGAAGCGGGCGAGCCGGTCCTCGCCCTCCTCGGGGTCGCCGCCGAGGGGGCAGTCGTCGTTCTCGGCGCAGCGGTCCAGATAGCTGCCCAGGGCGAGCTGGAAGCCGGCCGCCTGGCCGAGTGAGCCCTCCTCGCTGTCGCCGGTGGGGTCCACCACGGCGTCGAAGACGGCCCGGCCGACGCGCTCGGGGAAGAGGTGGGCGTAGACCCCGCCCAGCTCGGTGCCGTAGGAGATGCCGAAGTAGTGGAGCTTGTCGTCGCCGAGCACTTCGCGCATCAGGTCCATGTCGCGGGCCGTGGCGGTGGTGGTGAGGTGGGGCAGCAGATCGCCGGCCGACTCCTCGCAGCCGTCCGCGAACTCCTTCAGCCGGTCCTTCAGGGCGCGCCGCTGCCGGGCGTTGTCCGGAACCGGGTCGGCGGCGAAGAACTCGTCGAGGCGGGCGTCGCTCAGGCACCGGACGCCCTCGCTGTCGCCGACGCCGCGCGGGTCGAAGCTGACCAGGTCGTACCGCTTGTGCAGGGTCGCGTAGTCCTGGCCGAAGGCGGGCAGCGTGACGACGCCGGAGCCGCCGGGGCCGCCGAAGTTGAACAGCAGGGAGCCCACGCGCTTGTCACCGCGCGCGGCGGACCGGGCGCGGATCATGGCTATGTCGATGGTCTCGCCCTCGGGATCCGCGTAGTCCAGCGGCGCGGTCATCGTCGCGCACTCCCACTCGGCGCCGTCCGGCAGCGCGCCGGGGGACATCTGGGCGTCGCCCTGCGCCGGATCGGGTGGCTCGCAGGCCGACCAGTCGAGATCCTGCCCGGTGAGGGAGCCGGGGAGGTCGGAGGTGTCGGTCGGGCCCGATCCGGCGGCGGCCGGTGCCGATCCGACCGGGTCCGACGGGGAGCAGGAGACCGCCGTCAGCAGGGCCGCGGCGGCGAGGAGGCACGGCGCGAGCACGGGCCTGGGCGGTCGGACTCGGGTCATGGCGAGGGCTCCCATCGTTCGCTCCGACAGGCTCATCGTCGGCCGACCGGGTGCCCCGCCGCACCCGGGGCCCGGTCAGTCGGGTGATGAGCGCGGCGGCCCCAGCCAGCGCCCGCGCAGCGCGAACAGCACGGCGGCGGCGATCATCAGCAGCAGCAGCGAGACGGCGGTGGCGCCCGCCGGGTCGTCCTGGAGGAGCAGATAGACCTTCAGCGGCAGGGTCTGCGTGGTGCCCGGCAGGTTCCCCGCGAAGGTGATCGTCGCGCCGAACTCGCCCAGCGCCCGCGCCCAGCACAGCGCCGCGCCCGCCGCCAGGGCCGGGCCCGTCATGGGCAGCGTCACCAGGCGCAGGGTGCGCAGCGGGCCCGCGCCCATGGTGGCGGCGGCCTCTTCGAAGTGCGGGTCGAGGCCGGTCAGCGCGCCTTCGAGGCTGACCACCAGGAACGGCATGGAGACGAAGACGGCGGCGACGACCGCGCCCGCCGTGGAGAAGGGCAGCGTGATGCCCAGCGCTTCGAGCGGACCGCCGAGCAGGCCGCGCCGCCCCAGGCCCTGGAGCAGCGCGACGCCCGCGACCGTGGGCGGCAGCACCATGGGCAGGATCACCAGGCAGCGCACGAGGGTGCGCCCGGGGAAGTCGGCGCGGGCCAGCAGCCAGGCCAGCGGCACGCCGAGCGCCAGCGAGATCAGCAACGCCCAGCCGGACACCAGCAGCGACAGGCCGAGCGCCTCGGTGACGGCGGGCGCGGTCAGCCGGTCCGCCAGGTCCGACCAGGGCGCGTCGGCCGCGATGCCGAGCAGCGGGACGAGGAGGAAGGCGACGGCGAGCAGGGCGGGGAGCGCCAGGAGCAGGGGCGGGCGGCGGTTCACGGTCGTCGGCCGCCTATGGGGCGCGGAAGCCCGCGTCGGTGAGCAGGGCCTCCGCCTCGGGGGTGGTGAGCCAGTCGACGAACTCCTGGGCCTGGTCGGCGTGGTCGGAGCCGTTCAGGGCGGCGGCCGGGTACTCGGCGGTGACGTTCTGCCCGGCCGGGATGGGGACGGCCCGCACGGCGTCGCCCGCGGCGGTGGCGTCGGTGACGTAGACCAGGCCGGCGTCCGCCTCGCCCAGCTGCACCTTGCCGAGGACGGCGCGGACGTTCGGCTCCTGGGAGTCGGGGGTGACGTCGAGGCCCTGGGCGTCGAGGATCTGCTGCCCGTAGCGGCCGGCGGGAACCTCGGGCGCGGCGAGCACCAGGCGGAGCGCGGGGTCGGCGAGGTCGGCGAGGTCGGCGACGTCCGCCGGGTTGTCCGGCGGGGTGACGATGACCAGCTCGTTGCGGGCGATGACCGCCGGCTCGCCGGTCTCGCCCGCGACGTCCGCCATGGTCCGGGCGTCGGCGGTGACCAGGACATCGGCGGGGGCGCCCTGGGTGACCTGGGCGGCCAGCTCCTGGGAGCCGGCGAAGGAGAACCGGACGGTGACGCCGGGGT
Above is a window of Streptomyces sp. NBC_01803 DNA encoding:
- a CDS encoding alpha/beta hydrolase — encoded protein: MNTGGRTRAAALAAALALAAGACSGGGPSDDGPGRSPTPGRTGDIGGADARTGPPELPAEFTDQRPAWETCAAPTPVQGTGPAPGPDWECATLTVPLDYAHPDDGETIGIALIRTRSAPRTNRVGSLVFNFGGPGGSGVATLPRVADRYTRLRDGFDLVSFDPRGVGESEGVVCRTGPELDAAAQEDDGPPAGPAEERELLADSRAYAEDCEERAGRLLPHLTTENTARDLDLLRAGLGDDQLHYFGVSYGTKLGAVYAHHFPQHVGRTVLDAVVDPTRDLVQRALLQTEGFQLALDGYLADCVTEADCPTGPATGDPAHAALTALLDDLRERPLPTATGRDLTQGLAVTALLALLYSEDSWPFLTQGLTQALDDGRGDLLLAAAEQYNGRDDEGRYRNLQAANNAVTCADFASRPTLETVHDNEAAFAAASPVFGPHLVWSLLSCASWPVTGERDRPEVSVDGARVILLLATTGDPATPYAGAGRMREAMGGPGAAALLTYEGEGHGAYSSGDACVTAAVDAHLLSGATPADGTVCT
- a CDS encoding alpha/beta hydrolase, with the protein product MTRVRPPRPVLAPCLLAAAALLTAVSCSPSDPVGSAPAAAGSGPTDTSDLPGSLTGQDLDWSACEPPDPAQGDAQMSPGALPDGAEWECATMTAPLDYADPEGETIDIAMIRARSAARGDKRVGSLLFNFGGPGGSGVVTLPAFGQDYATLHKRYDLVSFDPRGVGDSEGVRCLSDARLDEFFAADPVPDNARQRRALKDRLKEFADGCEESAGDLLPHLTTTATARDMDLMREVLGDDKLHYFGISYGTELGGVYAHLFPERVGRAVFDAVVDPTGDSEEGSLGQAAGFQLALGSYLDRCAENDDCPLGGDPEEGEDRLARFLDKLADDPLPTQDPDGRKLTQALAWNGVAQALYSEEFWPYLTQGLDDALAGDDPDGTVLLALGDAMNGRNPDGTYSTLQSSLTAINCADSKRRYTVDDVRDAFDDFEDASPVFGPPMAWSLLSCTYWPVDGRRDHPDVGAAGAAPILLVGTTGDPATPYEGTRHMKEALGDDVGVELTYEGEGHGAYNGGNECVRSTVDAYLLEGDVPEDGRTCDS
- the modA gene encoding molybdate ABC transporter substrate-binding protein, yielding MSPAPSTAPRFLVAALLLPLAVACGGSGDTGGSGDGDGGDSATLTVLAATSLTDVFTRAGEVYEDAHPGVTVRFSFAGSQELAAQVTQGAPADVLVTADARTMADVAGETGEPAVIARNELVIVTPPDNPADVADLADLADPALRLVLAAPEVPAGRYGQQILDAQGLDVTPDSQEPNVRAVLGKVQLGEADAGLVYVTDATAAGDAVRAVPIPAGQNVTAEYPAAALNGSDHADQAQEFVDWLTTPEAEALLTDAGFRAP